The following are from one region of the Mycobacteroides abscessus ATCC 19977 genome:
- a CDS encoding ribbon-helix-helix protein, CopG family: MAQPHKGPREQIKVRADASVYARLREMAAERGTSVSQLSADLLAIAVGRPEAVRELDKEVLPLAM, encoded by the coding sequence ATGGCCCAACCGCACAAAGGTCCGCGTGAGCAGATCAAGGTTCGCGCTGACGCATCCGTCTACGCCCGGCTTCGTGAAATGGCCGCCGAACGCGGCACAAGCGTCAGCCAGCTTTCGGCCGACCTGCTCGCTATCGCGGTCGGGCGGCCCGAGGCTGTTCGCGAACTCGACAAGGAGGTTCTGCCGCTGGCGATGTGA